One Lepus europaeus isolate LE1 chromosome X, mLepTim1.pri, whole genome shotgun sequence genomic window carries:
- the BGN gene encoding biglycan, whose product MRPLWLLAALLALGQALPFEQKGFWDFALDDGLLMMNDEEASGAESTSGVPDLDALTPTFSSMCPFGCHCHLRVVQCSDLGLKTVPKEVSPDTTLLDLQNNDISELRKDDFKGLQHLYALVLVNNKITKIHEKAFSPLRKLQKLYISKNHLVEIPPNLPSSLVELRIHDNRIRKVPKGVFSGLRNMNCIEMGGNPLENSGFEPGAFDGLKLNYLRISEAKLTGIPKDLPETLNELHLDHNKIQAIELEDLLRYSKLYRLGLGHNQIRMIENGSLSFLPTLRELHLDNNKLSRVPAGLPDLKLLQVVYLHSNNITKVGVNDFCPVGFGVKRAYYNGISLFNNPVPYWEVQPATFRCVTDRLAIQFGNYKK is encoded by the exons ATGCGGCCCCTGTGGCTCCTCGCGGctctgctggccctgggccaggccctgcccttcGAGCAGAAAGGCTTCTGGGACTTCGCCCTGGACGACGGGCTGCTCATGATGAATGATGAAGAGGCTTCGGGCGCCGAAAGCACCTCGGGCGTGCCTGACCTGGACGCCCTCACGCCCACCTTCAGCTCCATGTGCCCTTTTGGGTGCCACTGCCACCTGCGGGTTGTTCAGTGCTCTGACCTGG GTCTGAAGACGGTGCCCAAGGAGGTGTCGCCTGACACCACGCTGCTGGACCTTCAGAACAACGACATCTCCGAGCTCCGCAAGGATGACTTCAAGGGCCTCCAGCACCTCTAT GCCCTCGTCCTGGTGAACAACAAGATCACCAAGATCCACGAGAAGGCCTTCAGCCCCCTGCGGAAGCTGCAGAAGCTCTACATCTCCAAGAACCACCTGGTGGAGATCCCGCCcaacctgcccagctctctggtgGAGCTCCGCATCCATGACAACCGCATCCGCAAGGTGCCCAAGGGCGTGTTCAGTGGGCTCCGCAACATGAACTGCATCG AGATGGGTGGGAACCCCCTAGAGAACAGTGGCTTTGAACCTGGAGCCTTTGATGGCCTGAAGCTCAACTACCTGCGCATCTCAGAAGCCAAGCTCACTGGCATCCCCAAAG ATCTGCCAGAGACCCTGaatgaactccatctggaccACAACAAAATTCAAGCCATCGAGCTGGAGGATCTGCTCCGATACTCCAAGTTGTACAG GTTGGGCCTGGGCCACAACCAGATCCGGATGATTGAGAACGGGAGCCTGAGCTTTCTACCCACCCTGCGGGAGCTTCATTTAGACAACAACAAGCTGTCCAGGGTGCCTGCTGGGCTGCCCGATCTCAAGCTCCTCCAG GTGGTCTATCTGCACTCCAACAACATCACCAAGGTGGGTGTCAACGACTTCTGCCCCGTGGGCTTCGGGGTGAAGCGGGCCTACTACAACGGCATCAGCCTCTTCAACAACCCCGTGCCCTACTGGGAGGTGCAGCCGGCCACCTTCCGCTGCGTCACTGACCGCCTGGCCATCCAGTTCGGCAACTACAAAAAGTAG